Proteins encoded together in one Oreochromis aureus strain Israel breed Guangdong linkage group 23, ZZ_aureus, whole genome shotgun sequence window:
- the si:dkey-172o19.2 gene encoding uncharacterized protein si:dkey-172o19.2 isoform X1 produces MSCKRRSKSRLLNSPTGVILPISVMSSPKSPDGAGTDAPCQPSSSVESSGYTDTEPRLLTGTRSSLLARRLMRLQAYSSHFTPVTRRKREMIPDDKKDASYWDKRRKNNEAAKRSREKRRLNDLMIEGQLLALSEENAQLRAQVLNLQYISTLSIEKTKAPSPSATSTAPVLAPTLPLSPIPPHTPSLFQAGIRAVRQQETALNQYESKLPCFGSTRGIFNPLGHRNCGTQPGILPLTGSGVLSLRDSLGSGRSGEVGVDAQRQVSSADVIPISPSVSSPPVSSFSAIMSSPDALHHASALSYPPQNWLVPQLNHPAVCNNLLLPWRSSYLAPSAVYSGLPLHLHERQSQGVGVEAHIQRGLKSRFSSATPGLSQLGMHLSSGGR; encoded by the exons ATG agcTGCAAGAGACGCTCAAAGTCCCGGCTTCTAAACAGTCCCACAGGTGTCATCCTTCCAATCAG TGTCATGAGCTCCCCGAAAAGCCCTGACGGTGCCGGGACAGATGCTCCTTGCCAGCCCTCCTCCTCAGTTGAGAGCAGTGGGTACACGGACACGGAGCCTCGGCTCCTGACTGGGACTCGgtcctccctcctggctcgacGTCTCATGCGCTTACAGGCCTACAGTAGCCACTTCACCCCCGTTACGCGCCGGAAGAGGGAGATGATCCCAGACGATAAGAAAGATGCCAGCTACTGGGACAAGCGACGCAAGAACAACGAGGCGGCCAAGCGGTCCAGGGAGAAGAGGAGGCTGAATGACCTGATGATAGAGGGCCAGTTACTGGCTCTGAGTGAGGAGAACGCCCAGCTGCGGGCTCAAGTGCTTAACCTGCAGTACATCAGTACCCTGAGCATAGAAAAAACCAAAGCACCCTCTCCCTCTGCGACATCAACAGCGCCTGTCCTAGCGCCCACTCTGCCTTTGTCGCCCATACCTCCCCACACCCCTTCTCTCTTCCAGGCAGGAATCAGGGCTGTGCGACAACAGGAAACTGCACTGAACCAGTATGAGTCCAAGCTCCCTTGTTTTGGCTCAACTAGAGGTATTTTTAATCCACTAGGCCATCGCAATTGTGGGACACAGCCAGGCATCCTTCCTCTCACCGGCTCCGGTGTCCTTTCGCTTCGAGATAGTTTAGGGAGCGGAAGATCAGGGGAGGTGGGAGTGGATGCCCAGCGCCAGGTCTCCTCCGCCGATGTCATCCCCATCTCCCCCAGTGTATCTTCCCCACCCGTCTCTTCCTTCTCAGCAATCATGTCCTCTCCTGACGCTCTCCACCATGCCTCTGCGCTCTCGTACCCACCCCAAAACTGGCTGGTGCCCCAGCTGAACCACCCGGCGGTGTGTAATAATCTTCTTCTGCCCTGGCGGTCCTCCTACCTGGCTCCGTCGGCCGTCTACTCCGGCCTGCCTCTCCACTTACATGAAAGGCAAAGCCAGGGTGTCGGGGTGGAGGCGCACATTCAGAGGGGGCTGAAGAGTCGGTTCAGTAGTGCAACGCCTGGTTTGTCTCAGCTCGGGATGCATCTCAGTTCTGGGGGACGCTGA
- the si:dkey-172o19.2 gene encoding uncharacterized protein si:dkey-172o19.2 isoform X2, whose protein sequence is MSSPKSPDGAGTDAPCQPSSSVESSGYTDTEPRLLTGTRSSLLARRLMRLQAYSSHFTPVTRRKREMIPDDKKDASYWDKRRKNNEAAKRSREKRRLNDLMIEGQLLALSEENAQLRAQVLNLQYISTLSIEKTKAPSPSATSTAPVLAPTLPLSPIPPHTPSLFQAGIRAVRQQETALNQYESKLPCFGSTRGIFNPLGHRNCGTQPGILPLTGSGVLSLRDSLGSGRSGEVGVDAQRQVSSADVIPISPSVSSPPVSSFSAIMSSPDALHHASALSYPPQNWLVPQLNHPAVCNNLLLPWRSSYLAPSAVYSGLPLHLHERQSQGVGVEAHIQRGLKSRFSSATPGLSQLGMHLSSGGR, encoded by the coding sequence ATGAGCTCCCCGAAAAGCCCTGACGGTGCCGGGACAGATGCTCCTTGCCAGCCCTCCTCCTCAGTTGAGAGCAGTGGGTACACGGACACGGAGCCTCGGCTCCTGACTGGGACTCGgtcctccctcctggctcgacGTCTCATGCGCTTACAGGCCTACAGTAGCCACTTCACCCCCGTTACGCGCCGGAAGAGGGAGATGATCCCAGACGATAAGAAAGATGCCAGCTACTGGGACAAGCGACGCAAGAACAACGAGGCGGCCAAGCGGTCCAGGGAGAAGAGGAGGCTGAATGACCTGATGATAGAGGGCCAGTTACTGGCTCTGAGTGAGGAGAACGCCCAGCTGCGGGCTCAAGTGCTTAACCTGCAGTACATCAGTACCCTGAGCATAGAAAAAACCAAAGCACCCTCTCCCTCTGCGACATCAACAGCGCCTGTCCTAGCGCCCACTCTGCCTTTGTCGCCCATACCTCCCCACACCCCTTCTCTCTTCCAGGCAGGAATCAGGGCTGTGCGACAACAGGAAACTGCACTGAACCAGTATGAGTCCAAGCTCCCTTGTTTTGGCTCAACTAGAGGTATTTTTAATCCACTAGGCCATCGCAATTGTGGGACACAGCCAGGCATCCTTCCTCTCACCGGCTCCGGTGTCCTTTCGCTTCGAGATAGTTTAGGGAGCGGAAGATCAGGGGAGGTGGGAGTGGATGCCCAGCGCCAGGTCTCCTCCGCCGATGTCATCCCCATCTCCCCCAGTGTATCTTCCCCACCCGTCTCTTCCTTCTCAGCAATCATGTCCTCTCCTGACGCTCTCCACCATGCCTCTGCGCTCTCGTACCCACCCCAAAACTGGCTGGTGCCCCAGCTGAACCACCCGGCGGTGTGTAATAATCTTCTTCTGCCCTGGCGGTCCTCCTACCTGGCTCCGTCGGCCGTCTACTCCGGCCTGCCTCTCCACTTACATGAAAGGCAAAGCCAGGGTGTCGGGGTGGAGGCGCACATTCAGAGGGGGCTGAAGAGTCGGTTCAGTAGTGCAACGCCTGGTTTGTCTCAGCTCGGGATGCATCTCAGTTCTGGGGGACGCTGA